Below is a window of Pseudanabaenaceae cyanobacterium SKYG29 DNA.
CTGCCAATGTAGCAGAGGATGATTTAGCCACGGGGAACCAGTATGTCACCCAGGTGAGAGAAATTGCCCAAGCGGAGAATGCAGCAGTGGTAGTGGTATCAGCCCAGGTGGAAGCAGAACTGATGGAATTGACACCCGAAGAAAGAGCCGACTTTCTGGCTAGTTTGGGTGTAAAAGAGGGGGGATTAAAGTCCCTGATTCGCGCCACCTATAAACTGCTGGGATTACAGACCTATTTTACAGTTGGGGAAAAAGAAGCTCGTGCTTGGACAATTCCTGTGGGAACAAAAGCACCCCAAGCCGCAGGTGTAATTCACTCCGATTTTGAACGGGGGTTCATCAGAGCAGAGACAATCAGTTACGAGGAACTGGTTAAGGCAGGTTCCATGAAAGCAGCGAGGGAAAAAGGGCTAGTGCGCAGTGAAGGGAAAGATTACGTTGTGCAGGAAGGAGATGTCATGTTGTTTTTAACGAACGTCTGAAATAGGGAAGATTTTTCATTATTTACTTTTCAAAAATCACTGTACTAGCACTCAGTCTGAAGCACTCTTATCCGTTGCATTAGTGCATTTACTTGCTAGCTAAAACTGCTTGGGCACACAATTTGCCTGACAAAGTTGCCCCTTCCATACTGTCAATGTAGTCTTGCATTGTGTAACTGCCAGCCAAGAAGAAATTGGGAATCGGTGTATCTTGGGTGGGACGATAGGCATCCATCCCTGGGGCTTCCCGATACAGAGAACCCGCAATTTTAACCACATTTGACCAGAGTAATTTCATGTGTTTGGATTTAGGGTGAACCTCATGGACTTGTTTTAGGGTATGGGCAACAATTTCTTCATTACTCATGGGCATAAATTTGTCGCCAGGTGTCAGTACTAACTGCAACAATGAACCCTGCCCCTCTTTGCGGTAATGGGTAGGACTGGTAATTGCTAAGTCTGCATAGGTGGAAAAGTCTACTTTCACCGCATAGAGTAAATTGTCGTAATCTGTTACCCAATCATCAAAGCGTAGTTGTACTGTGACTACAGGCACGGCTGTTAACTTGTAAATCCGATCGAAAAATTCCCAGCTCCGCCATTCTGGGGGCAATAATTTCTTCACCCCTGGCACATCAGCGGCACAGACATACCGATCGGCAGTGATTATTCTACTATCACCCTCTCTGCCCACCTGTAGACCTGTAACCTGAAAAGTATCCCCTAATTTTTCGTAATGAATGGCACGGGCACCTGTTTTGGTATAAATCTTACCCCCCCGCTCCTCAATATATTTCCTAATTGGTTGGTGGAGAAACTCATTGGGTGCCCCCTCCAACATTCTGAGGACTGATGCCTCTGTTCTGGTGGCAAAGAAAAAGAAAATAGTTAACATACAGCGGGCAGAAATGTTTTTACAGTCAATAAAACCTAGACCGTAGGCAATTGCGTTCCACATATTTTCAATACTGCCCATAGACCCGCCGTGGGCTAAAAACCAATCTTGGAAACTAATATCATCTAAAGCTCTAATTTCCTTCATTGCCCCTACAGGATCGAAAAGACCGCGAATTAGGGGACTGGTAGCAAGAGCAATGGCGTTCTGCAATTTATCCCGCCAGGACAGTTGATTGGTAGTAAAAAAAGCTTTTAGTCCGTGAAAAGGAGCACCACCAAAATTACGAAAATCTAGGTCACCAATTTTTTCACCCGCTTGAATAAATCTGTGATTGTGTTCCTTGAGGAGGAGATGGTCTAACACCCCCACCTTGGCCATCAAGGCAAACAGATTGTAGTAACAACCAAAGAAGACATGCAGACCCATCTCAATGTGATTGCCATTTTTGTCCCGCCAGCTGGCTACTTTTCCCCCAATAAAAGGACGGGCTTCAAAAATTTCCACCTCACATCCCTGTTCTACCAGCTCTACAGCTGTAGACAGACCAGCCAAACCAGCACCAATGATAGCAACTCGCATGTTTCCTCAAGGCAAATTTACATTCTCTATGTTAGTCCTTCTACTCCGTATCTTGGCGGTCTTCTTCATCGAAGCTGAATTTCTTCTTTTCCCCACTACGATATTTGGATGTCTGCCGCGATAGGGATGTCCACATCCGTTGCTGTCCTTCACTACTAGAGGCAAATATCAGAGAAGTGTCGTCACTCACACCCATCTGCTGTACGTCTTGCATTGACTCCAAGGTGGCGCTTAAAAAGATGAACTCCCACCTATCTTTTTCTTGTTTCTCCCGAATCATTTTGGCTACCTGTGCTCTGGTAAATTCCTGACTGGCATTTTCATATCCGTCGGTGATAATCACCATCATCACTTTGCTGGGGGCACCCTCCGCTGCTAATCTGGCTAAACTTTGCTCTAAGTCATTGATGCCCCGCCCGATCGTGTCATACAGGGGTGTACTAGCTCTGGGGACATAGGTTTTACGATCGAGTTTAGGTACGTCTTTAATTGGCTTGAAATGATGGATAACTTCGTAGGGGTTCTGGGAGTCAAACTGGACTAGGGTGAGAGTGGCATTGCCCCCCTGCCGTTGTTGTTCGCTGAGGAAAGTGTTGAATCCCCTGATCACATCATCTCTAATGGTCTGCATGGAACCTGTCCGATCGAGGATGATAGAAATGTGGGTGTAATCCTGTACCATAATCTCTCCTCCCTAAGATTGTTTTATTGTAATCTGTTTATGCCTGAACGGACACAAAATTGACAATTGTTTAGGGAACAGAGAACCGATCGATTTGTTCTTGTAAAAATTGTAGGGGATCATTTTTGAGGAAGGGCAAGTCAGGCAGTCTGGGTAAATTTTGTTGGATACGTTCACGATTTTCCACAATTACTGTGCGCAGAGTTTGACCGACAAGACGAGTGATATATTGGTCTAAAATTACTGCCCCTATATTGTCGGATGTAACATTTTTAAGGGCGATATTGCTCAGGTTAAACTCCCGATCGATTTTCTGGTTGAAAAATTCTAAACGCAGGTTGGTGTTAATTTGCCCGATCGTAACCTGCCCAGAGCTAAACTTTTTCTGCTGAGAGTCATCCCCATTTTTAGGCGGATTAGCAGCTTGTTTCTCTTGCACATATTTGACAATTTCACTGATGTTACCCCTAGACAAACTCTGTTCTACATTGATATTCCAGGTATCAATCTGAAAGTTAGTAATTTTTACCACAGGCTGAAGTAAGGATAGGGGTTCAACAGTGATATTTAAGCCACTAATTTGCATGAAATAGGGTTTGGTCAAACCCGTGGGATTACTCAAATTAATTTGCCCAATACTGAGCTGACCTTGGAGGGGATTGAGTTGCACTTTTTCAATTTGGGTAGGTGTACCCAAGGCTCTGTCGATCGCCTCTGCCAGAGTGACTCTGACCAGTTCTCCAGCCCGCAGCCAGATAAAACCCAACCCTACAACCAATGCTAGAGCTAGCCCTAAGACAAACCAGAGGAGGAATTTGCCAATTCTTGCCATGTTTCTTCTCCAAATATAGCGGTTTCTAATTCTGCTACTGCCTCTTCCAAATCATCATTGACAATCACACAGTCAAATTCATCCATGGCTGCCATTTCAATCTCGGCGTGGGCTAATCTTTTAGCGATCGCTTCTTCTGAATCCGTTAGACGTTTGCGCAGCCTTTCTTCCAATACAGACATGGAGGGGGGAGCAATAAAAATGCGCAGTGCCTCAGGAAAAGTTTGGGCAATTTGGCGTGCTCCTGCTAAATCGATTTCCAACAGCACCCACTTACCTTTGGCGATCGTTTCTTCCACTTGTTGTTTGGGTGTACCGTAGAGATTATCAGCGTATTCTGCCCATTCTAAGAAAAAACCTTCTTGTTTTGCTTGCTCAAACTTACCCCTATCCCAAAAAAAATATTCCCTGCCATCGACTTCGTGCGGGCGGGGCGATCGGGTGGTCACAGACACAGATAGTTGGAAGAGGTCGGGGTAGCGTTGACATAGACGGGAGAGGAGTGTCCCCTTGCCTACACCGCTGGGACCTGTAATTACAATTAACCCACCCTTATCGACTCTTGCTGCTGTCTTTGGAGTCATGGGCATCTTTGGCTTCGTTGATTTCCTTGCTCAGCATAAAACGGTTAGCTACGGTTTCCGGCTGAATGGCAGATAGCACAACGTGGGAGGAATCAGTAATGATCACAGCGCGGGTGCGTCTACCATAGGTAGCATCTATGAGCTGTCCCCGTTCTTTGGCATCACTGATAATTCTCTTGATCGGTGCGGACTCAGGGCTGACGATCGCAATCACTCGATTTCCAGACACTATGTTTCCAAAACCGATGTTGATAAGCTTGATGTCCATAAAAGCAGGGGAAAGCGCTATCTACAGCTATATTACCTGAATTTGCCCTCCCCTCCTCTCCCAGCTAGCTAAAATTCTTTGAATTGTACTACACTGGCTTAGCTGCTGTAATTTTTCCCCCATCAATGTCAAGTAGAAAAGTAGTCAGTTGGTCTGAATATCACTGCCTTATCGAAAAACTAGCCTACCAGGTTCACCGATCGGGCTATGTCTTTAATGGTATTATCTGTTTGGCGCGGGGGGGATTAAGGGTAGGAGATACTTTATCGCGCATTTTTCACTGCCCCCTGGCAATTCTTGCTACTTCTTCCTATCGCGGACAGCAGCGGGGGGAATTAATTATTGCTAATTCAATTACTATGACAACTCCCACTTTGCCCGATCGTCTACTATTGGTGGATGATCTAGTGGATTCAGGGGAGACAATTATGCAGACCCTAGCATGGCTAAAATCCCGCTATAGGATTACAGAGATGCGAACTGCTGTGCTATGGTACAAAAGCAAGAGCAAATATCGCCCTGACTATTTTGGGGAAGTGGTGTCGGACAACGTATGGATTGAACAGCCCTTTGAAGCCTATGAGAATTTCCAGTTTACCGATTCTCTATAGTCACGATTAGGGAATTTGATACCCATTGGGCTCGACCTGTGTTTGAATAGAAGGGGAGCGATGGAGAGGTTAAAACTTGGTTCTACAGGGTTACGGCTATCTACTAGTTTTCACATTGGTCTGTATTTTGGTGCCAGGGTTAGCTTTGGGTCTATCGTGGGTCTTACGTCCCAAGGCGGTCGGTCCTGGCAATTTCACTACCTATGAGTCGGGCTGCGAGCCGATCGGTGGTGCTTGGATTCAGTTCAATATCCGCTACTACATGTTTGCCCTAGCGTTTGTAATTTTTGACGTAGAAACTGTTTTTCTCTACCCCTGGGCGGTGGCATTTAACCAACTGGGGCTGTTTGCTTTCATTGAAGCATTAATTTTTATTGCTATCCTAGTATTAGGTCTTGTCTACGCTTGGCGCAAAGGAGCTTTGGAATGGTCTTAAAGGCAGAGAATGTCGGTTTGGATTTTAGTATCGATGAGCAAAAGCAGCGGCTGATTAACCCCATCGAACAACCCCAGGTTACGCAGGATTTGTCCAACAATGTTATTTTGACTACCCTCAATGACCTTTACAACTGGGCACGGATGTCCAGTCTCTGGCCGCTACTTTATGGTACAAGCTGCTGCTTCATCGAATTTGCGGCAATGATTGGCTCGCGGTTTGACTTCGATCGGTTTGGGCTGTTGCCCCGTTCCACCCCCCGCCAGGCGGACTTAATTATTACGGCGGGCACGATTACGATGAAGATGGCCCCTGCCTTGGTGCGCCTCTACGAACAAATGGCTGAACCCAAGTATGTGATTGCCATGGGGGCTTGCACAATTACGGGAGGGATGTTCAGTACGGACTCCTATACTGTGGTACGCGGGGTAGACAAGTTAATCCCAGTGGATGTGTATATCCCTGGGTGTCCCCCCCGTCCAGAAGCGATTATGGATGCCATTATCAAACTGCGCAAAAAAATTGGGGCAGAGGGATTTGCCCAGAGGGCACAGATTGAGCGCACTCACCGCTATCACACTGTTCGCCACGAAATGAAGGTGGTTGACCCCATCCTCACAGGCAAATATCTGGAGGCACCGACCCGATCGACCCCACCCAAAGAACTAATGGCAGCTGGTATTCCCCTACCTGCCCTGGAAGCAATCAAGAAAGAGCAAGGAGTGGAAGTGGAGAGATGAGCGAGACACCAGAAACCAATGTCCACGGGGAGGAGGGGCAGCAGGGAGCGATCGTTAGCCCCCCCAAAGTGTCTGAATGGCTGCGGCAGAACGGGTTTGACCATGAATTTCTAGGGCTGGATCATCAGGGGGTTCCCATTCTTAAAGTCCAGCGGGAATATCTACTGCCCTTTGCTACGGCGCTTTACGCCTATGGGTTCAACTACCTCATGTGTCAGTGTGGCTATGATGCTGGTCCAGGGGATGACCTAGTCAGTGTCTATCATTTAGTAAAACTAAGTGATGATGCCGATCGTCCTGAGGAGGTACGGGTAAAGGTGTTCTTGCCCCGCCATGACCCCCGTGTTCCTTCCGTTTATTGGATTTGGCGCACGGCGGATTGGCAGGAGCGGGAAACCTATGATATGTACGGCATTATCTACGAGGGACATCCCAACCTCAAGCGGATATTGATGCCTGAGGACTGGGTAGGTTATCCTATGCGCAAGGATTACATTACCCCGGATTTCTACGAACTGCAGGATGCGTACTAAACCCACCCTGGGCGTTAACATTGACCATATCGCTACCATTCGGCAAGCCCGCCGTACTGTAGAGCCAGACCCCGTAGCAGCTGCAGTGATTGCGGAGTTAGCAGGGGCAGATGGGATTACGGTGCACTTACGGGAAGACCGCCGTCATATCCAGGAACGGGATGTGCGTCTATTGCGCCAGATTGTCCGTACCCACTTGAATTTGGAGATGGCTCCCACTGCCGAAATGGTGCAAATTGCCCTTGACATTCGTCCCGACTACGTAACCCTCGTACCGGAGCGACGAGAGGAAATTACCACGGAGGGCGGGCTGGACGTGGTCACTCAGCAGGACCATCTACAGGAAATTGTCTTTGCTCTCCAGAGGCAGGGCATTCCTGTCAGTATTTTTATTGACCCCAATCCCACTCAACTAGAAGCTGCTGCCCAGGTCAAAGCTAAGTTTGTAGAATTGCACACTGGCACCTACGCCAATGCGGAAACGGAAGCCGATCGAGCTAGGGAGCTAGAAGTGCTCTACAAAGGGGCAGAGACTGCTCTAAGGTTGGGACTGAGAGTCAACGCGGGACATGGTCTGACCTACTGGAACGTACAACCGATCGCCTGTATACCTGGGATGGAGGAACTGAATATCGGGCACAGTATTATCAGTCGGGCAGTTCTGGTGGGACTCGATCGGGCAGTGCGGGAGATGAAAGCTCTGCTAGTCAGTGATCATGCTACTTAAATCCAGGAGTTGGTTGCTATTGAGGCGCACACCTCTGATATAGGAGTGGGAGAACACATACTCACGATTCTGCCACAGGGGAATAAAAGGCACATACTCGGCTGTGAGGGTTTGTATCCGATCGATTATTTCCCGCCTTTTGTCTGTATCTTGTACCTGGCGTTGCTGTTTAACTAGGACATTCAGTTCTGGCTCAAAAAAGAAAGACCCCTGGAAGGCACTGCTGCCCTCTACACAGATATTATTCTCCTGGCGCTCGCAGGTTAAAAAGGGTTGCAAGAAGTTATCGCTGTCCAGAATATCGGGCACCCAATCAAATAAAAAAGCGGGATAGACCTTCGCCTCGATCAGAGCATAGGCAGTAGTGGGTTCAACGGGTTCTAACTCCAGCCTCAGCATTCCCCCCAAGTCCCGTGCCAAAGCCGCTTTGAGCGTAGTAGCAATTAGGTCACCGTTGCCACCGTAGCGGGGGGAGTACCACAAACTAATTCGGGCAGGGCGATCGGGACTATACCCTGCTTGCCTTAATAACTCTTTGGCTTGCTGGACATCACGATAGAAAACAGGACGGGATTCCGGTAAAGTCGTTGGTAACAAGCTGTAGAGAGGCGCACGCTGTCCCATAAACACCCGATCGGCTATCAATTCGCGGTCGATCGCCAATGCCAAAGCCCGTCTGACCCGCACATCGTCGAGGGGGGGCTGGGTGACATTCAAACTCATGTACAAAATAGTGG
It encodes the following:
- a CDS encoding DUF370 domain-containing protein; amino-acid sequence: MDIKLINIGFGNIVSGNRVIAIVSPESAPIKRIISDAKERGQLIDATYGRRTRAVIITDSSHVVLSAIQPETVANRFMLSKEINEAKDAHDSKDSSKSR
- a CDS encoding phosphoribosyltransferase yields the protein MSSRKVVSWSEYHCLIEKLAYQVHRSGYVFNGIICLARGGLRVGDTLSRIFHCPLAILATSSYRGQQRGELIIANSITMTTPTLPDRLLLVDDLVDSGETIMQTLAWLKSRYRITEMRTAVLWYKSKSKYRPDYFGEVVSDNVWIEQPFEAYENFQFTDSL
- a CDS encoding VWA domain-containing protein → MVQDYTHISIILDRTGSMQTIRDDVIRGFNTFLSEQQRQGGNATLTLVQFDSQNPYEVIHHFKPIKDVPKLDRKTYVPRASTPLYDTIGRGINDLEQSLARLAAEGAPSKVMMVIITDGYENASQEFTRAQVAKMIREKQEKDRWEFIFLSATLESMQDVQQMGVSDDTSLIFASSSEGQQRMWTSLSRQTSKYRSGEKKKFSFDEEDRQDTE
- a CDS encoding pyridoxine 5'-phosphate synthase is translated as MRTKPTLGVNIDHIATIRQARRTVEPDPVAAAVIAELAGADGITVHLREDRRHIQERDVRLLRQIVRTHLNLEMAPTAEMVQIALDIRPDYVTLVPERREEITTEGGLDVVTQQDHLQEIVFALQRQGIPVSIFIDPNPTQLEAAAQVKAKFVELHTGTYANAETEADRARELEVLYKGAETALRLGLRVNAGHGLTYWNVQPIACIPGMEELNIGHSIISRAVLVGLDRAVREMKALLVSDHAT
- the zds gene encoding 9,9'-di-cis-zeta-carotene desaturase; amino-acid sequence: MRVAIIGAGLAGLSTAVELVEQGCEVEIFEARPFIGGKVASWRDKNGNHIEMGLHVFFGCYYNLFALMAKVGVLDHLLLKEHNHRFIQAGEKIGDLDFRNFGGAPFHGLKAFFTTNQLSWRDKLQNAIALATSPLIRGLFDPVGAMKEIRALDDISFQDWFLAHGGSMGSIENMWNAIAYGLGFIDCKNISARCMLTIFFFFATRTEASVLRMLEGAPNEFLHQPIRKYIEERGGKIYTKTGARAIHYEKLGDTFQVTGLQVGREGDSRIITADRYVCAADVPGVKKLLPPEWRSWEFFDRIYKLTAVPVVTVQLRFDDWVTDYDNLLYAVKVDFSTYADLAITSPTHYRKEGQGSLLQLVLTPGDKFMPMSNEEIVAHTLKQVHEVHPKSKHMKLLWSNVVKIAGSLYREAPGMDAYRPTQDTPIPNFFLAGSYTMQDYIDSMEGATLSGKLCAQAVLASK
- the gmk gene encoding guanylate kinase, with the translated sequence MPMTPKTAARVDKGGLIVITGPSGVGKGTLLSRLCQRYPDLFQLSVSVTTRSPRPHEVDGREYFFWDRGKFEQAKQEGFFLEWAEYADNLYGTPKQQVEETIAKGKWVLLEIDLAGARQIAQTFPEALRIFIAPPSMSVLEERLRKRLTDSEEAIAKRLAHAEIEMAAMDEFDCVIVNDDLEEAVAELETAIFGEETWQELANSSSGLS
- a CDS encoding AsmA family protein; this encodes MARIGKFLLWFVLGLALALVVGLGFIWLRAGELVRVTLAEAIDRALGTPTQIEKVQLNPLQGQLSIGQINLSNPTGLTKPYFMQISGLNITVEPLSLLQPVVKITNFQIDTWNINVEQSLSRGNISEIVKYVQEKQAANPPKNGDDSQQKKFSSGQVTIGQINTNLRLEFFNQKIDREFNLSNIALKNVTSDNIGAVILDQYITRLVGQTLRTVIVENRERIQQNLPRLPDLPFLKNDPLQFLQEQIDRFSVP
- a CDS encoding NAD(P)H-quinone oxidoreductase subunit J; the encoded protein is MSETPETNVHGEEGQQGAIVSPPKVSEWLRQNGFDHEFLGLDHQGVPILKVQREYLLPFATALYAYGFNYLMCQCGYDAGPGDDLVSVYHLVKLSDDADRPEEVRVKVFLPRHDPRVPSVYWIWRTADWQERETYDMYGIIYEGHPNLKRILMPEDWVGYPMRKDYITPDFYELQDAY
- a CDS encoding NADH dehydrogenase subunit K, which translates into the protein MVLKAENVGLDFSIDEQKQRLINPIEQPQVTQDLSNNVILTTLNDLYNWARMSSLWPLLYGTSCCFIEFAAMIGSRFDFDRFGLLPRSTPRQADLIITAGTITMKMAPALVRLYEQMAEPKYVIAMGACTITGGMFSTDSYTVVRGVDKLIPVDVYIPGCPPRPEAIMDAIIKLRKKIGAEGFAQRAQIERTHRYHTVRHEMKVVDPILTGKYLEAPTRSTPPKELMAAGIPLPALEAIKKEQGVEVER
- a CDS encoding NAD(P)H-quinone oxidoreductase subunit 3, which produces MVLQGYGYLLVFTLVCILVPGLALGLSWVLRPKAVGPGNFTTYESGCEPIGGAWIQFNIRYYMFALAFVIFDVETVFLYPWAVAFNQLGLFAFIEALIFIAILVLGLVYAWRKGALEWS